A stretch of Hydractinia symbiolongicarpus strain clone_291-10 chromosome 9, HSymV2.1, whole genome shotgun sequence DNA encodes these proteins:
- the LOC130656466 gene encoding uncharacterized protein LOC130656466, translated as MVKGSGELMQESIIKDKQNDGNSPDLSSKTKSASFIFGVTTLATFTGFAFTLTRAKRSYTTKLNTLHTDGSKLALKALGYGTAISVTGCSSLVLLVALALGVRSPKEFGEKMKGTLKIKRKTIKET; from the exons ATGGTAAAAGGTAGTGG TGAACTGATGCAAGAATCTATAATAAAAGACAAACAAAATGATGGTAATTCACCTGATTTGAGTAGCAAAACAAAATCTGCAAGCTTTATATTTGGAGTTACCACACTAGCCACCTTCACAGGCTTTGCATTTACATTGACAAGGGCAAAAAGATCATATACCACAAAGTTGAATACACTACATACTGATGGCAGTAAACTTGCTTTAAAGGCCCTGGGTTATGGAACAGCTATCAGTGTTACCGGATGTAGTTCATTGGTTTTATTAGTTGCACTTGCCCTGGGTGTAAGAAGC cccAAGGAGTTTGGAGAAAAAATGAAAGGAACTCTAAAGATAAAGAGAAAAACCATAAAGGAGACTTAA